In Treponema primitia ZAS-2, a genomic segment contains:
- a CDS encoding anthranilate synthase component I family protein has protein sequence MNCRPSPEEVKNLTKEFRTIPVSLTLPAGERTPVETFRIIKNLSRQCFILESLEDPNRHGRYTFLGYDPKLEITCTNGNLSIKNGTHITMTVKNPGANINQIIEENRSPRFPYLPPFTGGLVGYFSYDYIKYSEPGLKLDVADQEHFKDVDLMLFDKIIAYDHLENTIILMVNMKTGAEENYNRAVTELENLARIIDVGKPAEIKPLKILSPFRPLFDKVQYCAMVRRAKEYIREGDIFQVVLSNRLEADVEGSLFDTYRILRERNPSPYMFYFSSDDAGFEIAGASPETLVKLQKGELLTFPLAGTRPRGATEDEDISLERELLTDPKELAEHNMLVDLGRNDLGKISRFGSVMLERYLSVERFSHVMHLGSTVRSSIQEGKTGIDAVEAVLPAGTLSGAPKIRACEIINELENNKRGIYGGAIGYLAFNGDMDTCIAIRIAFKKNGKVFVRSGAGIVADSIPENEYQECGNKMQGVLNALEEAQSLTTEDVHPSKGGHRL, from the coding sequence ATGAACTGCCGGCCAAGCCCGGAGGAAGTAAAAAACCTCACCAAAGAATTCAGGACCATCCCGGTATCCCTGACCTTGCCCGCAGGGGAACGCACCCCGGTGGAAACCTTCAGGATCATCAAGAACCTGAGCCGCCAGTGCTTTATCCTGGAAAGCCTGGAAGATCCAAACCGGCATGGCCGGTACACCTTCCTGGGCTACGATCCCAAGCTGGAGATCACCTGTACCAACGGGAACCTGAGCATAAAAAACGGAACCCACATTACCATGACCGTAAAAAACCCCGGGGCCAATATTAATCAAATCATAGAAGAAAACCGGAGCCCTCGGTTCCCCTACCTTCCCCCCTTTACCGGCGGGCTGGTGGGGTACTTTTCTTACGATTATATCAAGTACAGCGAGCCGGGACTGAAACTCGACGTCGCGGATCAAGAGCATTTTAAGGATGTAGACCTGATGCTCTTCGATAAAATAATCGCCTACGATCACCTGGAAAACACCATCATCCTCATGGTGAACATGAAAACCGGCGCGGAGGAAAACTACAACCGGGCGGTGACGGAACTGGAAAACCTGGCCCGGATCATAGATGTCGGGAAGCCTGCTGAAATAAAGCCCCTCAAAATCCTCTCCCCTTTCCGGCCCCTCTTTGATAAGGTACAGTACTGTGCCATGGTCCGGCGGGCCAAGGAGTATATCCGTGAAGGGGACATTTTTCAGGTGGTGTTATCCAACCGGCTGGAGGCGGATGTTGAGGGCAGCCTCTTTGACACCTACCGTATACTCCGGGAGCGGAACCCTTCGCCCTATATGTTCTACTTTTCCAGTGACGATGCGGGCTTTGAGATCGCCGGGGCTTCTCCGGAGACCTTAGTAAAACTGCAAAAGGGAGAACTCCTCACCTTTCCTCTGGCCGGGACCCGGCCCCGGGGCGCTACGGAAGACGAAGACATAAGCCTGGAACGGGAGCTCCTCACGGATCCCAAGGAACTGGCGGAACACAATATGCTGGTGGACCTGGGACGGAATGATCTGGGGAAGATCAGCCGCTTCGGGTCCGTGATGCTGGAACGCTACCTTTCGGTAGAACGATTTTCCCATGTGATGCACCTGGGGTCCACGGTGAGAAGTTCTATTCAGGAGGGCAAAACCGGGATAGACGCAGTGGAGGCGGTGCTTCCCGCTGGGACCCTATCGGGGGCGCCCAAGATCCGGGCCTGCGAGATCATTAATGAACTGGAAAACAACAAGCGGGGTATCTACGGCGGGGCCATCGGTTACCTCGCTTTTAACGGGGATATGGACACCTGCATAGCCATCCGCATCGCCTTTAAGAAAAATGGCAAGGTCTTTGTCCGGTCTGGCGCAGGTATCGTGGCGGACAGCATCCCTGAAAATGAATATCAGGAATGCGGGAACAAGATGCAGGGGGTGCTGAACGCTTTGGAAGAAGCACAATCACTGACCACAGAGGATGTTCATCCTTCCAAAGGCGGGCACAGATTATGA
- a CDS encoding anthranilate synthase component II, with amino-acid sequence MILLIDNYDSFSYNLYQLIGTINPDIRVIRNDEMAVADIIVLRPSHIVISPGPGRPVDAGICEKVISALGVQIPILGVCLGHQAICEVFGAVVGYAKTLMHGKSSMITVDTDSPLFAGLDKTIQGARYHSLAADINTIPAELRVIASTDDGEVMAVQHREYPVYGVQFHPESILTPQGKKILSNFLGVRND; translated from the coding sequence ATGATTTTACTTATTGATAATTACGATAGTTTTTCCTATAATCTCTACCAGCTTATCGGGACCATCAATCCCGATATCCGGGTGATCCGAAACGATGAAATGGCCGTAGCGGACATCATAGTTCTCAGGCCCAGCCATATCGTGATTTCTCCCGGACCAGGTCGGCCTGTAGACGCCGGAATCTGTGAAAAGGTTATATCCGCCCTTGGGGTGCAAATTCCCATCCTGGGGGTATGCCTGGGTCATCAGGCCATCTGCGAGGTCTTCGGCGCGGTGGTGGGCTATGCAAAAACCCTGATGCACGGCAAGTCTTCGATGATCACCGTGGACACAGATAGCCCCCTTTTTGCAGGTCTGGACAAGACCATCCAGGGGGCCCGTTACCATTCCCTGGCCGCGGATATAAACACTATTCCTGCGGAACTCCGGGTTATTGCCTCCACTGATGATGGAGAAGTCATGGCGGTACAGCACCGGGAATACCCGGTGTACGGCGTGCAGTTTCACCCTGAATCTATTTTGACCCCCCAGGGGAAAAAGATACTAAGCAATTTTTTAGGAGTACGCAATGATTAA